From the genome of Bacteroidota bacterium:
TTCCCACAGCATCAGCACCCATAGATGCCATCATTCGAATTTCTGACGCAGTTTCGTATGTTGGTCCTTTCGTCCAACAGTACACACCAACCTTAGTAACAATACCATTATTCAAGGCAATAGATTTTGCTTGTTCAAGGATTTCTGGGTCCATTGGCGGAGTAGTTCGTTTATGCAATATGCTATTCAGATCTGATGAACCAATCAATGGATTTTCACCAGTGAGATTGATATAATCTCGAATGAACATGAGTGTTCCTGCATCAAACAAACGATTAATGCCACCGGCAGCATTGGTGATGATCACTTTTTCTGCGCCTAATGCTGAGGCAGTTCGAATTGGGTATGTTACCTTTCTTACATCATTGCTTTCGTATAAATGCACACGCCCTTGAAAAACAATAAGTTGCGCCGATTGTTTTCCTTCTTTTTCTAGTGTTCCAAAAATAATTTTACCAGCATGTCCTTGAACTGTAGAGACTGGATAATGAGGAATGTCCGCAGTTGGAATGGAAGTCGGATGTTTAATCTGTTGGGCAAAATCACCAAGGCCGGAACCTAAAACAACAGCAATCTTAGGAACTGTTGATACTTGTTTCTTAAGGTAAGAAATTGATTCGCTTAATAACGTATTGTCCATTTGAGTATAGAGAATAAAGCCATCGTACATTAGATGGCTTTATGAAAAAATTAACCTATCAATATTCCGGCAATTGTTGCCGTCATAAGGGTTGCAATTGTTCCACCAAGTAGTGCTCGTAGACCGAATTTAGCAATATCGGAGCGTCTGTTTTCTGCTAGTGGGGAAATGCCTCCAATTTGAATTGCTATGGAAGAAAAATTTGCAAATCCGCACAGTGCATATGTTGCAATCGTAATTGCTTTTTGAGATAACATGTGTGCCGAAATCATATCTGCAAGTTTTGAGTAAGCAACAAATTCGTTCAAGACTGTTTTAATTCCCATTAAACTTCCAACATTCAGCGCATCTTGCCAAGGAACACCAATAGCAAATGCGACAAATTGGAGAACAAGTCCGAATGCTAATTCTAAAGAAAGTGGGCGATTAAACTGCTGCATCAAAATGGTGTTCAGTCCTGTTACTTCACCGGTCCAGCCAAGCAGCGAATTAAGCAGTGCGATAAGCGCCACAAACGCAATAAGCATAGCCGCAACATTAATGGCAAGTTTTACACCGTCGGATGCTCCGCCGGCCGCTGCTTCAATAAGATTGGAATGTGTTTTTTCAATTTCAATTTTTACACTTCCTTTAGTCAATGGTTCTTCCACTTCCGGAATCAGGACTTTTGCAATGATCATAGTGGCGGGAGCAGACATAACACTGGCAGCAAGTAAATGTCCTGCAAATTGAACCTGCGCTGTTCCTAATTGCCAACCATTCGCTTTTGCAAAAGCAACACCAAGCATCTGCACATATGCCGCCATAACACCGCCGGAAATATGCGCCATGCCACCAATCATCATCGTCAGCAGTTCTGATTTTGTCATGGTGGAAATGTATGGTTTTACGGTAAGAGGTGCTTCTGTTTGTCCAATGAAAACACTTGCCGCTACGGAAAGCGATTCAGCACCGCTCGTTCCGAGAACTTTTGCCATAAACCATGCTATGCCTTGAACAATTCTTTGCATAATGCCAAGATAATAAAACACAGACATCAACGCCGCGAAGAATATGATTGTCGGTAGTACTTGAAATGCAAAAAAGAATCCCATCGTGCCGGGAGCAGCAGGACCAATGGCAAGCGAACCAAAGACAAACGTAGCGCCTTCGGTGGTGAAATCTAAAAGTTTAACAAA
Proteins encoded in this window:
- a CDS encoding purine-nucleoside phosphorylase; its protein translation is MYDGFILYTQMDNTLLSESISYLKKQVSTVPKIAVVLGSGLGDFAQQIKHPTSIPTADIPHYPVSTVQGHAGKIIFGTLEKEGKQSAQLIVFQGRVHLYESNDVRKVTYPIRTASALGAEKVIITNAAGGINRLFDAGTLMFIRDYINLTGENPLIGSSDLNSILHKRTTPPMDPEILEQAKSIALNNGIVTKVGVYCWTKGPTYETASEIRMMASMGADAVGMSTVPEIMVAHQFGMKILGISCITNMATGISPTKLSHAEVTETANRVKNDFEKLVSEIIFGIS
- a CDS encoding nucleoside transporter C-terminal domain-containing protein; the protein is MDILSILHGFFGLAVVIGIAFVFSNNKRKVNWRLVATGVALQFLFAFIVIKTEIGKSVFRAISTGFVKLLDFTTEGATFVFGSLAIGPAAPGTMGFFFAFQVLPTIIFFAALMSVFYYLGIMQRIVQGIAWFMAKVLGTSGAESLSVAASVFIGQTEAPLTVKPYISTMTKSELLTMMIGGMAHISGGVMAAYVQMLGVAFAKANGWQLGTAQVQFAGHLLAASVMSAPATMIIAKVLIPEVEEPLTKGSVKIEIEKTHSNLIEAAAGGASDGVKLAINVAAMLIAFVALIALLNSLLGWTGEVTGLNTILMQQFNRPLSLELAFGLVLQFVAFAIGVPWQDALNVGSLMGIKTVLNEFVAYSKLADMISAHMLSQKAITIATYALCGFANFSSIAIQIGGISPLAENRRSDIAKFGLRALLGGTIATLMTATIAGILIG